One region of Bdellovibrio bacteriovorus genomic DNA includes:
- a CDS encoding heavy-metal-associated domain-containing protein, whose protein sequence is MKTLILSTILLLSSLAFAGETQTVGVKGMVCSFCAQGITKKFKEQPEVQSVEVSLEKKYVKLTYKDGQKLSDEKISNLLKESGYDVVNGNTQNTDK, encoded by the coding sequence ATGAAAACACTCATTCTCTCAACCATACTTTTACTTTCAAGCTTGGCCTTTGCAGGCGAAACACAAACCGTCGGTGTTAAAGGCATGGTCTGTTCATTCTGCGCTCAAGGCATTACAAAAAAATTTAAAGAACAGCCCGAAGTTCAAAGTGTCGAAGTCAGCTTAGAAAAAAAATACGTCAAGCTGACCTATAAAGACGGGCAGAAATTAAGTGATGAAAAGATCTCCAATTTATTAAAGGAATCAGGCTATGACGTCGTCAACGGTAACACCCAAAATACAGACAAATAA
- a CDS encoding trypsin-like serine protease produces MKKYLLSILLLSACAGPTSHEIAELEQENAIVGGKATPFSDPDLRSVVKIVDGFNRICTGTLIAEQIVLTAAHCVKDGGDLEIFFAADPKKSVMSAELIPHENYQLISEGVMKLKNEHKNDIGLIWLEKPAPKKAVPALMPETLTAPGSRTLHAVGYGRTSSVKNDHGVLRSVDLTAEIRSASPQYFFFDQSIGKGICTGDSGGPLFAKHSGQVSVVVGVVNGADDVDAFFGQPVEGDKCVYTGVGTQVAAYKDWIISTTEKLIAKHGVKRKSTFNEALSTDQALCRKPFPTHEAMKAEILAVSHSGAKSSLGVGGLAIKDENAKLIEAYRYLVTYKSYKFKPEQDIDFWTKFKDLKCDKALCAAEAVFGSEDGVLYLYVAMKYKIILSHLGFDRLKAPTPKDQDEFDAYFKVRPWSKAELGPYLNALTMLPAIQLPTYVRMNHSGILNPVNPNVLSNGIIQFYKPMDAMSDSHKEHTTFHEIAHNYGTFYGLDSSQEWLKASGWVEKEKHFINERPQEFVTDYASKDFFEDFAESFTYYRYYPQVLKLKSPLRYEYFKKTLYKGQEFLSVSDCK; encoded by the coding sequence GTGAAAAAATATTTACTCAGTATTTTGTTACTCTCAGCGTGCGCGGGTCCGACTTCGCATGAAATAGCGGAATTAGAACAAGAAAACGCGATCGTTGGGGGCAAGGCCACACCGTTTTCAGATCCAGATCTGCGGTCGGTCGTTAAAATCGTGGATGGCTTTAATCGCATCTGCACCGGAACTTTGATTGCAGAACAAATCGTTTTAACGGCCGCTCATTGCGTGAAAGATGGTGGCGATTTAGAAATCTTTTTTGCCGCAGATCCAAAAAAATCCGTAATGTCGGCAGAACTCATTCCTCACGAAAATTACCAACTGATTTCTGAGGGCGTGATGAAACTTAAAAACGAACATAAAAATGATATTGGACTTATCTGGCTTGAAAAGCCGGCTCCGAAAAAAGCCGTTCCTGCTTTGATGCCTGAAACGCTCACCGCCCCCGGGAGTCGCACGTTGCACGCCGTGGGGTATGGTCGCACTAGCAGTGTGAAAAACGACCACGGTGTGTTGCGATCTGTGGATTTAACGGCTGAAATCAGATCCGCTTCGCCGCAATATTTTTTCTTTGATCAAAGCATCGGAAAAGGCATTTGCACCGGAGACTCCGGAGGGCCGTTATTTGCAAAACACTCGGGTCAAGTTTCCGTCGTCGTCGGTGTGGTGAATGGCGCTGATGATGTCGACGCGTTTTTTGGACAGCCCGTTGAAGGGGACAAGTGCGTTTACACCGGTGTTGGAACGCAAGTGGCCGCTTATAAAGACTGGATTATTTCCACAACTGAAAAACTCATCGCCAAACACGGTGTGAAACGTAAAAGTACTTTTAATGAAGCGCTTTCCACCGACCAAGCCTTGTGTCGCAAACCTTTCCCAACTCACGAAGCCATGAAGGCGGAAATCTTAGCCGTGAGCCATTCTGGCGCAAAATCAAGTCTTGGTGTCGGGGGACTTGCGATTAAAGATGAAAATGCCAAACTTATTGAGGCTTATCGTTATTTAGTCACTTATAAGAGTTATAAATTTAAGCCCGAACAAGATATCGACTTCTGGACAAAATTTAAAGACCTCAAATGTGATAAAGCGCTTTGCGCGGCAGAAGCCGTCTTTGGCTCTGAAGACGGTGTTTTGTATCTTTATGTCGCGATGAAATATAAAATCATTCTTTCGCATTTAGGCTTTGATCGCTTAAAAGCGCCGACCCCCAAAGATCAAGACGAGTTTGATGCTTACTTTAAGGTGCGCCCTTGGAGCAAGGCTGAGCTCGGGCCTTACTTAAATGCCTTGACCATGTTGCCCGCTATCCAGCTTCCCACTTACGTGCGCATGAATCACTCTGGGATTTTAAATCCCGTCAATCCCAATGTCTTATCTAACGGCATTATCCAGTTTTATAAGCCTATGGATGCGATGAGTGACTCCCACAAAGAGCACACCACTTTCCATGAGATCGCCCACAACTATGGGACGTTCTATGGACTTGATAGCAGCCAGGAATGGCTAAAGGCTTCCGGGTGGGTGGAAAAAGAGAAGCATTTTATTAATGAGCGCCCGCAGGAGTTTGTCACTGACTACGCGTCGAAGGACTTTTTTGAGGATTTCGCCGAAAGCTTTACTTACTATCGCTATTATCCTCAAGTGTTAAAGCTGAAGTCCCCCCTTCGCTATGAGTATTTTAAAAAGACCCTCTATAAGGGCCAAGAGTTCCTCTCTGTCTCAGACTGTAAATGA
- a CDS encoding PKD domain-containing protein, with protein MNYGRVLLSLSLLVAAGCQKPAATNEEIGTFNTASVSCESVPTGDGVQIVGESSAQSGSAVNYALAEAGNCVNGQNVSWKVAGASRAVATKAGLTSLYKQAGSYVVVAQEKTAGAAAVSFQTEVVSTEIAMSAPHIAFSYSDVSFGLVIPSSVTVKSIAWDFGDSTPLQAGMNPTHIFFDERVHTVKATVTDSADKVTVVSRDINIIGLVDGMECAVDVSISGPTETKVKVATTLSVFIPSCLTAKVGAVRWNFGDGQTAANQTVSHAYNAIGTYPVTATLFLGASTEPWITLKHSIRVIENLDIPEEPEEPTNPNACVFQGEKRMFEGELYSEVQACGIDGTKTVTYRDVVIEECQLVVEHLEWKETSRTKEKTNEGECQGQSCRLPDGSLLANGASKVLYTTSTPANTCESVSEVRSCNNGVLSGSQSANQMTCHEGCGSFGSHGTVKTGVVIGEIQVQKQCQFQEQGIFDIFNQVTDQTCQDGSVVNSNTRQGDIKTSGSCPVYSYAGTDNYSSCSADCGGKQTRVFVCRDDKGNQVDNSRCGDQVAPVEERVCDGNPEAVRRQESSSTTEEANSSKVCPKNQIGLIVKTREVVNTKTYACINHSVQLESDVSVPTAWVEESFCRDYVARRCSQDSLNNTEAKGRYDWMVKCQNDLPVIKEFLTNFENVTIKVDGKEVSVGGKGRELYPTFMNYAYKPEKPWIAPKVASAPCTMPATAYVATVCVSSCATPEQQILAQEHANGKLKYMPFIDALTKNAGYVASLQSAQSMGSKTVVKTKVDQWVTELIDTEHDILVFKMQSGRELKLTPNHPVVTADGMMKKAGEFKSGEALVQVGGALDPIVSITPIKHFGKVYNVFVQSSAIHHNILVTNGYLNGSAYFQNEGAKDMNRSLFRQKLTRGVFDK; from the coding sequence ATGAATTACGGAAGAGTCTTATTGTCACTCAGTCTTTTAGTCGCAGCCGGCTGTCAAAAGCCTGCAGCAACTAACGAGGAAATCGGAACGTTCAATACAGCCTCTGTATCATGTGAATCTGTACCAACCGGTGACGGCGTGCAAATTGTCGGGGAGTCTTCAGCGCAATCAGGAAGTGCTGTGAATTACGCCTTGGCAGAAGCCGGAAACTGCGTCAATGGTCAAAACGTCAGTTGGAAGGTGGCAGGTGCCAGCCGTGCGGTCGCAACCAAAGCCGGTCTGACGTCTCTTTATAAACAGGCAGGTTCTTACGTGGTCGTCGCCCAAGAAAAGACGGCGGGTGCCGCGGCGGTTTCTTTCCAAACAGAAGTTGTTTCGACGGAAATTGCTATGTCCGCCCCCCACATCGCGTTTTCTTATAGTGATGTGAGCTTTGGCTTAGTGATACCTTCTTCAGTGACTGTTAAGTCGATTGCTTGGGATTTTGGTGATTCAACTCCCCTGCAAGCGGGTATGAACCCTACGCATATTTTCTTTGACGAAAGAGTTCACACCGTAAAAGCCACGGTGACGGATTCCGCCGACAAAGTAACAGTGGTTTCTCGTGACATTAATATCATCGGTCTTGTTGATGGTATGGAATGCGCGGTGGATGTATCAATTTCGGGTCCAACTGAAACAAAAGTGAAAGTAGCGACCACCTTGTCGGTATTTATTCCTTCATGTTTGACTGCTAAAGTCGGCGCCGTTCGCTGGAATTTTGGTGATGGCCAAACTGCCGCAAACCAAACGGTGAGCCATGCCTATAACGCCATTGGCACATATCCCGTGACCGCGACATTATTCTTAGGTGCGAGCACGGAACCATGGATCACCTTAAAACATTCAATCCGTGTGATTGAAAATCTTGATATCCCAGAAGAGCCCGAAGAACCAACAAATCCTAACGCTTGTGTTTTCCAAGGTGAAAAACGCATGTTCGAGGGCGAGCTTTATTCAGAAGTTCAAGCTTGTGGTATCGACGGCACTAAAACAGTGACTTACCGTGACGTCGTGATCGAAGAGTGTCAACTTGTGGTTGAGCATTTAGAATGGAAAGAAACTTCGCGCACGAAAGAAAAAACCAATGAAGGTGAATGCCAAGGTCAATCTTGCCGCTTGCCAGATGGTTCGCTTCTTGCCAACGGAGCTTCTAAAGTTCTTTACACGACTTCCACTCCAGCTAACACATGTGAAAGTGTCAGTGAAGTACGCTCTTGTAATAACGGTGTTCTTTCCGGATCTCAAAGTGCGAACCAAATGACTTGTCATGAAGGTTGTGGAAGCTTTGGTTCTCATGGAACCGTGAAAACGGGCGTGGTGATTGGTGAAATCCAAGTTCAAAAACAATGTCAGTTCCAAGAACAAGGCATCTTTGACATCTTTAACCAAGTAACGGATCAAACATGTCAAGATGGTTCCGTGGTAAATTCGAACACTCGTCAGGGGGATATTAAAACATCAGGTTCATGCCCTGTTTACAGCTATGCCGGAACTGATAATTATTCATCATGCTCAGCCGATTGCGGCGGTAAGCAAACACGCGTTTTCGTGTGCCGTGATGATAAAGGCAACCAGGTCGATAACAGCCGTTGCGGTGATCAGGTAGCGCCGGTTGAAGAACGAGTTTGTGATGGCAACCCTGAAGCGGTTCGTCGTCAAGAAAGCTCTTCAACAACAGAAGAGGCCAACAGCTCTAAAGTTTGCCCTAAAAACCAAATTGGTTTGATTGTAAAAACTCGCGAAGTTGTGAATACGAAAACTTACGCTTGTATCAATCACAGCGTGCAACTTGAAAGCGATGTTTCCGTGCCAACGGCGTGGGTTGAAGAAAGCTTCTGCCGTGACTATGTGGCTCGTCGTTGTTCGCAAGACAGCTTAAATAACACCGAAGCCAAAGGTCGTTACGACTGGATGGTGAAATGTCAAAATGACTTGCCAGTGATTAAAGAGTTTTTAACGAACTTCGAAAACGTGACAATCAAAGTTGACGGTAAAGAGGTGTCTGTCGGCGGTAAAGGTCGTGAGTTGTATCCAACATTCATGAACTACGCTTATAAACCAGAAAAACCATGGATTGCTCCGAAAGTGGCAAGTGCTCCTTGTACAATGCCTGCGACAGCTTATGTGGCAACAGTCTGCGTATCTTCATGCGCCACTCCCGAGCAACAAATCCTGGCGCAAGAGCATGCGAACGGCAAATTGAAATACATGCCATTCATTGATGCTTTAACTAAAAATGCAGGTTATGTCGCTTCATTGCAAAGTGCGCAAAGCATGGGAAGCAAGACTGTAGTTAAAACGAAAGTCGACCAATGGGTGACGGAGCTTATCGATACCGAACATGACATCTTGGTCTTCAAAATGCAGTCCGGTCGCGAGTTGAAATTAACTCCGAACCATCCCGTGGTAACAGCGGATGGTATGATGAAAAAAGCCGGTGAGTTTAAATCAGGCGAAGCTTTAGTCCAAGTGGGTGGCGCACTGGATCCCATCGTGTCCATCACTCCGATTAAACACTTCGGTAAGGTGTATAACGTGTTTGTCCAATCCAGTGCTATTCATCACAACATCCTGGTGACGAATGGTTACTTAAATGGTTCGGCTTACTTCCAAAATGAAGGTGCGAAAGATATGAATCGTTCGCTCTTCCGTCAAAAATTAACTCGCGGAGTTTTTGACAAATGA
- a CDS encoding S1 family peptidase, with amino-acid sequence MKRLIALNLILVLGGLSLMGCAETPAEEYEMEAEGVSDSGGIVGAEAFSQDDLGLRATVALINLQTQKLFCTGTIISPQTVLTAAHCVQSGMALDKGVQFFDGSVVEYDMALRHMGYGLSENEDDIAVLHLTKPAPAGTQIAQLPRAALKPGSYKTRAFGIGRTASGNFDSGEMRMVNLQGSVTSARPSFLQYRQSNGKGVCKGDSGGPHFTYTKGQPVLVAITTQAENTRTLFGGKVGDICRRTTIATLTGKYFSWISQAVQALTK; translated from the coding sequence ATGAAACGACTTATCGCTTTAAATCTTATCTTAGTTTTAGGAGGCTTAAGTCTTATGGGTTGCGCTGAAACGCCGGCTGAAGAATATGAGATGGAAGCGGAGGGCGTGTCAGACTCTGGCGGTATCGTCGGGGCCGAAGCTTTTTCTCAAGATGATTTAGGTTTAAGAGCCACTGTGGCCTTAATCAATTTGCAAACTCAAAAACTTTTTTGTACCGGCACCATTATCAGTCCGCAAACAGTTTTAACGGCTGCTCATTGTGTGCAATCGGGAATGGCCTTAGATAAAGGGGTGCAGTTTTTTGATGGCTCGGTTGTTGAATACGACATGGCTTTGCGGCACATGGGTTATGGACTTTCAGAAAATGAAGATGATATCGCCGTCCTGCATTTAACAAAGCCAGCTCCTGCAGGAACTCAGATTGCGCAATTGCCGAGAGCGGCGTTAAAGCCGGGGAGTTATAAAACTCGCGCATTCGGCATCGGTCGCACCGCCTCAGGCAATTTTGATTCTGGTGAGATGCGCATGGTGAACCTCCAAGGCAGCGTGACTTCAGCACGCCCGTCATTTTTGCAATACCGTCAAAGCAATGGCAAAGGTGTTTGCAAAGGGGATTCTGGCGGTCCGCATTTTACTTATACAAAAGGACAACCTGTTTTGGTGGCCATCACCACTCAAGCTGAAAACACGCGCACCCTCTTTGGCGGCAAGGTGGGAGATATCTGTCGTCGCACTACAATTGCGACACTCACCGGAAAGTATTTCTCATGGATCTCGCAAGCCGTTCAGGCCTTAACTAAATAA
- a CDS encoding HEPN domain-containing protein, producing the protein MQNKGLAKDYAERAQIRLGAVEYLYSKKAWADVVRESQEVVELVLKSLLRHCHIDVPRIHDVSGILQEEKARMPTVLHKDLDKICSISRSLRRDRELAYYGSEDLTPSEFYKEEDATEALKSAKFVVDRVVKVIL; encoded by the coding sequence ATGCAAAATAAGGGACTAGCAAAAGATTATGCGGAAAGGGCCCAGATACGCTTAGGGGCTGTAGAGTATCTTTATTCTAAGAAGGCCTGGGCTGACGTCGTTCGTGAGTCCCAAGAGGTGGTGGAGCTTGTGTTAAAGTCTCTTTTGCGCCATTGCCATATCGACGTCCCGCGAATTCACGATGTTTCGGGAATTCTTCAAGAGGAGAAAGCGCGAATGCCGACCGTCTTGCATAAGGATCTGGATAAAATATGTTCCATTTCAAGAAGTTTACGCCGTGATCGAGAGTTGGCCTATTATGGAAGTGAAGACCTGACACCTTCAGAGTTTTATAAAGAGGAGGATGCTACAGAAGCTTTAAAATCAGCGAAGTTTGTCGTGGACCGGGTTGTAAAAGTCATTCTGTAA
- a CDS encoding helix-turn-helix domain-containing protein, with amino-acid sequence MRIRKQRLAQEKAENPKLYDIERKVELEQGARMIMLRKKAGITQKDLGLALGISQSEISKYEAGQRSFDIQFIESVSAALKISPQEFIGL; translated from the coding sequence ATGAGGATTCGTAAACAAAGACTCGCGCAAGAAAAAGCCGAAAATCCCAAGCTTTACGATATTGAACGTAAAGTGGAGTTAGAGCAAGGCGCGCGGATGATCATGCTTCGCAAAAAAGCGGGCATCACGCAGAAAGATCTTGGCCTCGCGCTGGGGATCTCGCAGTCAGAAATTAGTAAGTATGAAGCAGGTCAAAGAAGTTTTGACATACAATTTATTGAATCTGTGAGCGCGGCTTTAAAAATCTCTCCTCAAGAGTTTATCGGCCTTTAA
- a CDS encoding S1 family peptidase, producing the protein MKQSLFLACAFSFFILAACEGQNPARHELENGHDIIPQGIVGADRISAEDPGAKATVALTLRGDTFCTGTLIDSKFVLTAAHCLKNISASDLSVIFINRQEVRAEYILQHPGYSPASTSDGFMSMNHKDSDDIGLILLAEPAPKAAVIAALPKGPLKPGKYQVRTFGVGLTNTVSGNDDSGVLRMVNLEGEVLKNRPQKLIYNQRNKKGLCKGDSGGPSFMYVNGRPTIVSVSTALDKITKIMGKVVGDMCHYNAITTQTAYYLPWISQQKARLGSSSNVAPDCFNDAAYMNAVKKTLSLVDFTKSVKKSAPRASSDYRGKTLWVVDISGSSKSGRSAGGTVTFDRACQFGMMAAWGQP; encoded by the coding sequence ATGAAACAGTCTCTGTTTTTGGCCTGCGCTTTTTCTTTTTTCATACTTGCTGCCTGCGAGGGGCAAAATCCTGCGCGCCATGAATTAGAAAATGGCCACGACATCATCCCGCAAGGCATCGTGGGGGCTGACCGTATTTCCGCCGAGGATCCAGGTGCTAAGGCGACGGTGGCTTTGACTTTACGAGGAGATACCTTTTGCACCGGCACTTTGATTGATTCAAAATTTGTTCTCACGGCCGCTCACTGTTTAAAAAATATCAGTGCCAGTGATCTTTCGGTCATCTTCATCAACCGTCAAGAAGTTCGGGCGGAATATATTTTACAACACCCTGGTTATAGTCCCGCGAGTACGTCTGATGGATTCATGTCGATGAACCATAAAGACTCGGACGATATTGGTTTGATTTTGCTTGCAGAGCCTGCACCCAAAGCCGCCGTTATTGCGGCTTTGCCAAAAGGCCCCTTAAAACCCGGCAAATATCAGGTTCGCACGTTCGGGGTTGGACTTACGAATACAGTGAGTGGCAACGATGATTCAGGCGTGTTACGCATGGTCAACCTTGAAGGTGAAGTTTTAAAAAATCGTCCGCAAAAATTAATCTATAATCAGCGCAATAAAAAAGGCCTGTGCAAAGGTGATTCCGGTGGACCTTCTTTTATGTATGTCAACGGGCGCCCCACCATTGTTTCCGTCAGCACGGCCTTAGACAAGATCACTAAAATTATGGGTAAGGTGGTGGGTGATATGTGTCACTACAACGCGATCACTACTCAGACCGCCTATTACCTCCCATGGATCTCTCAACAAAAAGCCAGATTGGGAAGTTCCTCGAATGTGGCGCCTGATTGCTTTAACGATGCCGCCTATATGAACGCTGTGAAAAAAACGCTTTCTCTCGTCGACTTTACAAAGTCGGTTAAAAAGTCAGCCCCACGCGCATCTAGCGATTACCGCGGAAAAACTCTTTGGGTGGTTGATATTTCTGGATCTAGCAAATCGGGTCGATCTGCAGGGGGTACGGTCACTTTTGATCGTGCTTGTCAGTTCGGGATGATGGCGGCGTGGGGGCAACCGTGA
- the cysK gene encoding cysteine synthase A has product MNIYSDITKTIGRTPLIQMQRMGKNLPGKLLLKLEFFNPLGSVKDRIGLAMIEDAEKTGKLKPGMEIIEPTSGNTGIALAFIAAAKNYKLTLTMPETMSQERRTLLLLLGAKIILTPGPLGMKGAIAKAIELHEKTPNAWMPKQFDNPANPEIHRKTTAQEIWNDTEGQVDMVISGVGTSGTITGVGQFLKQKKPSVKMIAVEPVESPVLSGGKPGPHKIQGIGAGFIPSVMDKSVMDGIEQVSSEESLKTAREVIKTEGIPVGISSGAAICAGLRQAAKEENKGKTIVVIVPSYTERYLSTLLAEQERQEAQSLTVSTVDESYLSRVGSTT; this is encoded by the coding sequence ATGAACATCTATTCCGACATCACAAAAACCATCGGCCGCACCCCTCTTATCCAAATGCAACGTATGGGAAAAAATCTTCCCGGAAAGCTTTTACTAAAACTAGAATTTTTTAATCCTCTCGGGTCCGTGAAAGATCGCATTGGTCTGGCGATGATTGAAGACGCCGAAAAAACTGGAAAACTAAAACCCGGCATGGAAATCATCGAACCCACGAGTGGCAATACCGGGATTGCGCTTGCCTTTATCGCGGCTGCCAAAAACTATAAATTAACGCTCACCATGCCCGAAACGATGTCGCAAGAACGAAGAACTCTTTTACTTCTTTTGGGCGCAAAAATTATTTTAACTCCGGGGCCGCTCGGCATGAAAGGGGCGATTGCCAAAGCGATCGAACTTCATGAAAAAACTCCGAACGCGTGGATGCCAAAACAATTTGATAATCCCGCCAATCCTGAGATTCACCGCAAAACGACGGCTCAAGAAATCTGGAATGATACTGAGGGCCAAGTGGACATGGTGATCAGTGGTGTTGGTACTTCCGGAACCATCACGGGGGTCGGGCAGTTTTTAAAACAAAAAAAGCCAAGTGTGAAAATGATTGCGGTTGAGCCTGTGGAAAGTCCCGTGCTTTCCGGTGGCAAACCTGGACCCCATAAAATACAAGGGATCGGAGCAGGCTTCATCCCCAGTGTAATGGATAAATCCGTGATGGATGGCATTGAACAAGTGTCTTCGGAAGAATCCCTCAAAACCGCTAGAGAAGTTATCAAAACCGAAGGCATCCCCGTGGGGATCTCTTCAGGCGCGGCGATCTGTGCCGGTTTAAGACAGGCCGCTAAAGAGGAAAACAAGGGTAAAACCATCGTCGTGATCGTCCCTAGTTATACGGAACGCTATTTGTCGACTTTATTGGCAGAACAAGAGCGACAAGAAGCGCAATCTTTAACCGTTTCCACCGTGGACGAAAGCTATTTAAGTCGTGTGGGTTCAACGACTTAA
- a CDS encoding nucleotidyltransferase domain-containing protein: protein MVSGKFVLRLEPGLHQALKEEASRNGESLNQLCNRKLKSFKALDLDLPLEEIIKVFSPQGVVLFGSQVRGQATEKSDIDILVVLGPQVKMDREFYRRWDQLGVGEKYSPQFVALPKPGEPVGSLWLENAIEGEILYDLNGNVKKVFRDIRGDIAKGLYIKKMSHGQGYWIRQGENAK from the coding sequence ATGGTATCCGGTAAGTTCGTCCTAAGATTAGAGCCAGGCCTACATCAGGCTTTAAAAGAAGAGGCTTCTCGTAACGGGGAGTCTTTGAATCAACTGTGCAATCGTAAACTAAAATCTTTTAAAGCTCTCGATCTGGATTTGCCTTTGGAAGAAATAATAAAAGTATTTTCTCCCCAGGGAGTGGTGCTTTTCGGGTCCCAAGTTCGAGGTCAGGCCACCGAAAAAAGTGATATCGATATATTGGTGGTCTTGGGGCCTCAGGTAAAAATGGACCGCGAGTTTTATAGACGTTGGGATCAATTGGGTGTCGGCGAAAAATACTCTCCGCAATTTGTGGCGTTGCCCAAGCCTGGAGAGCCGGTTGGAAGCCTCTGGTTAGAAAATGCGATCGAGGGCGAAATTCTTTATGACTTAAATGGAAATGTTAAGAAAGTTTTTCGGGATATTCGCGGGGATATTGCAAAAGGTCTGTATATAAAAAAAATGAGCCATGGACAAGGTTATTGGATCCGGCAGGGGGAAAATGCAAAATAA
- a CDS encoding endonuclease/exonuclease/phosphatase family protein yields MEKVLMKIGEAVSPPFPPSEFSIFVWNVYKGQKAHIFSRDFSKLGYGKDFILLQEALVGEDKMPTIWKKDFAAYEWHLAQSFQYKKDQSSTGVAIGSPYAPKAVDFIRAKTKEMFWLTPKLTLFNEYDFNGTKVLFVCTHVLNFVTIGAFTGSLYEIAEKISHFNGPVVLAGDFNTWNLKRFMVMKSIFRDLKLEHLDLQDDGRFLKLDHVFVRGFDVLDARVHHTVVSSDHFPLEIKLKWTPPGEPSKIILP; encoded by the coding sequence ATGGAAAAAGTATTAATGAAAATCGGCGAGGCGGTATCACCGCCTTTTCCGCCTTCAGAGTTTTCCATTTTCGTTTGGAATGTCTATAAAGGTCAAAAAGCGCATATTTTTTCGCGCGACTTTTCAAAACTCGGTTACGGTAAAGACTTTATTCTTTTGCAAGAAGCCCTTGTCGGTGAAGACAAGATGCCGACAATATGGAAAAAAGATTTTGCGGCTTACGAATGGCATTTAGCACAAAGTTTTCAGTATAAAAAAGATCAAAGCAGCACCGGGGTGGCCATTGGGTCTCCGTATGCACCGAAAGCGGTTGATTTTATCAGAGCTAAAACCAAAGAAATGTTTTGGCTCACGCCCAAGCTCACACTTTTTAACGAATATGATTTTAATGGCACCAAAGTTCTTTTTGTGTGCACGCATGTTTTAAATTTTGTGACCATAGGGGCTTTCACCGGCTCGCTTTATGAAATCGCCGAAAAGATTTCGCACTTTAATGGACCGGTGGTTTTAGCTGGGGACTTTAACACCTGGAACCTGAAACGCTTTATGGTGATGAAAAGTATCTTCCGTGATCTAAAACTTGAACACTTGGATCTTCAAGATGACGGACGCTTTTTAAAACTCGATCACGTCTTTGTGCGCGGCTTTGACGTGCTGGATGCCAGGGTTCATCACACCGTCGTCAGCTCTGATCACTTCCCATTAGAGATTAAACTTAAATGGACGCCTCCGGGCGAGCCTTCAAAAATCATTTTGCCTTAA
- a CDS encoding RNA polymerase sigma factor gives MTKKLTEQTDEELLLSLAEGETKALDILFLRHSGRVLAYALKKGLSPERADDVLQIVFLQLHRKKHLYDPKHAALAWIYVITRSELKDYRNREIKDFKEWDDSLSQTAEMAPMLETKDEALGLLSGLREKDQEIVKMRYLDEMEYAEIAKVLNESEGNIRQIVSRSLRLLRGRS, from the coding sequence ATGACGAAAAAATTAACCGAACAAACAGATGAAGAGCTTTTATTAAGTCTCGCCGAAGGCGAAACGAAGGCTTTGGATATTCTGTTTTTAAGACACTCTGGAAGAGTGCTCGCCTATGCGCTTAAAAAGGGCCTGTCGCCGGAACGCGCAGACGATGTCTTACAAATCGTGTTCTTACAATTACATCGCAAAAAACACCTTTATGACCCCAAGCATGCGGCCCTAGCCTGGATCTATGTCATCACCCGCAGTGAACTAAAGGATTATCGCAATCGGGAAATAAAGGATTTTAAGGAATGGGATGATTCCTTGTCACAAACCGCCGAGATGGCTCCTATGTTAGAGACGAAGGACGAGGCTTTAGGGCTGCTCTCGGGCTTGCGAGAAAAAGACCAAGAAATCGTTAAAATGAGATATTTAGATGAAATGGAGTACGCGGAGATTGCTAAAGTTTTAAATGAATCTGAAGGCAATATTCGTCAAATCGTCAGCCGCAGCTTGCGCTTATTAAGAGGTCGATCATGA